Part of the Candidatus Brocadia sinica JPN1 genome, GACCTTTCGACAAAATAAATCTATCCCTCTCTGGCCATTTAGGGAACTGTGGATTGTGCCGTAATTTGTTATAAAAAAGTGCAACCAACAAATCTACTGTTGATAGTGAACTGCCAGGATGTCCGGAGCCTGCCTTGGTTAGCATCCGTATAATATGCCTCCGAATAACCTTTGCACGTTCTTCTAAAGATTTCGTATCCAGATGCTTTAAATTTACCATAATCGTATTAATACAAGGGAAAAATAAAATATTCCAGGACTATATCATCACTATTAATAAACTAACGTTTGCAACATGGACATCGCGCAAGTTATTTAGTATGCTGGGAAGTGAAATGAATGCAAGGCGGGGAATTGTAATGTATTGGATACTTATTCAATATTTGAGGTAACAAAACTGAGAATACCTTAAATCCGGACACTTAGCTACAAGATTATATGGTGGGCAGAGCCGGGATCGAACCGGCGACACCAGGATTTTCAGTCCTGTGCTCTACCAACTGAGCTATCTGCCCGTTTGTGACAAATGTAACATTAACGAATTAATTATAAAATTGGATCAGAGACAAGTCAAGGTTTTTTATTGACTCTCTTGGTAATATGTATAATATCACATTTATCAGGAATTACTTTAGTGCGCCATAGCTGCGACCAAAAAGAGTTACTCGGTGCTGAATAATAATATTACCGCTTTAACAGTTTTTCACAGGAGGTTACCATGGTTAAAAACATTGCATTATCTTTATGTTTTATCATGGCTAGTGGATATGTATTTTCGTACAATACCATAACAGCCCAAACACCTACCCCTACGTTAGTACCTACACCTATTTCAAAAGGCAGTGTATCCGGTACAGTAACAGCCAAAAAATCAGGCAAGCCAATAAAGCGTGCAAAAGTTTCTTTGAAGAGTAAGGAACCGAATTTCAAGGACAAAACCACCACTGACAATGATGGTAAATATCTATTTTCAGATTTAAGCGCTGGTAATTATACCCTGAGGGTGAAGAAGCAAGGCTTTAAGAACGCAAAAAAGAAAATTGAACTTGCGGAAGGAGAAAATGAGGTAGTCGATTTTCAATTGAAAAAAGAAACTACCGATGATGACAATGGTGGCGGTGATGGTGGTGGATACTGAGAACATTACTTTGTTAAAAATTTAATCGGCACATTTTTTCTTAAGGCGTTTCGATTCAATTTCAAAAGTTATTGTCGTCATCCTTGTTCCATTTGCCAAAAATGACTAAAAACTTGATGGGAACATCACAATCTTTCAGCTTTGCCTCAAACGAATAGGTTTTATGTGAAACTTCAGAGCCATCCGTAGTTTTGAATGTAACGTATTTGATTTTATTCCTGTAATGTTTTTTGATGAGGGTAACGAGATCATCTGGTTTGATGCAGCAGTGTTTTTTTTGCCGGATGGTACATGAAGATGTTTCTGTTGGATTTCATTTCTGAGTAGAAGATTTTGTCTTTTTCATAGAGGTGTTTGAGGAACCTGGCTGTGGCATACCATGAGTCGAAGACTGTGCCTGAGAAACCGAAACTTTCTGCGTAGAGGTCGAAAAGTTCTATAGCGATTTGTATCATGTCTTTAAATTGAGGATTTTTTACTCCTCTGGGAAATTCAGAGGCAGGCAAATAAGGTATTATGTCAAGAGGGAAGCGTTTTGCTTGTGAGACGAAAGCAGCGCCGACTCCGGCATAACAGACTTCCTCTTTTTTGAGTGGGCTGAAATATTGCCACTTTGCTCCCTCGGTTTTCTTTGCAAAGGGTTTAGGGCGGTCTGTGTCATCAATGGCGAAAAGTCTGCCTTTCGTGGGAGCAGTAGTTCTTTGTTTTTGAATGATTTCCTGTCTTAATCCATCCTGGCCAAATTTACGACACGATCCCTTTCCAGTCCCACTCCACGACCCTTTTTTGCATGGCGTAATCTGTCAGGTCGTAACGGAGCGGAGTAATGGAGATATAGCCTTCGTTGACGGCATGAATATCTGTGTCTTCCTCACGATGTCGGGTCTTGTCTGTGCCTATCAACCAATAATAGTCCTTTCCACCAGGATCTATGCGTTTTTCAAAGTTTTCTTTAAAATCATGGGCAAATTGTCGTGTTACCTTTATACCTTTGATTTGATCCGGGGGAATTGAGGGAATATTTACGTTGAGCAACGACCCTTTTGGTAGTTTATGCGATAGAATGCGTTCTATGACGCTCCTGGCAACCTTTGCCGCGCTATGGATATCAGCATATTGGCCAGAAATCTCGAATGAAACGGCAATGGAGGGAAATCCCATAATGGCAGCCTCAACTGCCGCTGCCACTGTCCCGGAATACAGGATATGGATACCCACATTGGAACCCATATTAATTCCCGATATGACTACATCCGGTTTCTGTTTCACAACTTCATAAATGGCCAGTTTTACACAATCTGCCGGAGAGCCGTTTACACTGTAACCGATAAATTCATTATCTAAATGTGCCTCTCTGATTCGTAATGGATGGCTGAAGGTAATGGAGTGTCCCACGCCACTCTGTTCAACATCGGGCGCTACCACGGTAACTTGTCCCAGGTCTTGAATTTTATGCTTTAGGGCAGCAATCCCGGGGGCATAAATGCCATCATCATTTGTCAGCAATATCTGCATAATTTTTACCTCATGTCGTCATAAAAACGTTTAATGGTTTGAATATTCATACCAGCCCAATAGGCAAGCACTACGAACTTATTAATCAACAACTGTCTTATTGCACCTTTTTTGACGAATCGTCTCGCCGAAGAAATCACCGGCATCCGTATAAGGATAACTTTACCCTGGTTACCCAGCCGTTTATAAAAATCATAGTCTTCCATAATGGTTATTTCTTTGTATCCGTGGAGTGTCTGAAAGACATCACGTCGTGCAAAAATACCCTGGTCGCCAAAGTGGAAGAGTCTGAAGTTAAAGCGTGTGATAAATGAAACACCCTTTAGTATAAAGGTATCTGCATCAAATGCAATATAAAATGAACCTCCTGCTACCGTATCATCCTTCATCCTTTTTCTTATCTCACGGAAGGCGTTGCCTGGCAAGAGTGTATCGGCATGCAGGAATAGCAAAATATCGCCATTGCACGCCTTTGCACCGGTGTTCATCTGAATTGCCCGGCCACGCTGGCTGGTTATCACCGTGGTGTATCTTTTTGCGATCGCAACCGTATTATCGCTACTTCCTCCGTCTACCACAAAGAATTCATAATCACCGTCCTGTTTTGTAACGCTCTGAAGTGTTTTTTCAATGTGGGATTCTTCGTTCAGTGCGGGAATAATTACGGATATCTTCAACAAAGCGCCTGCATTGTATATGAGAACATAGCTTCAATATAAGCTTTTGGTGTCTTTTTAATGCCACGAAGACACAAAGGCACAAAGAAAAACCTTAAGGATAGCTCATGCGTTTCCGCCTGACATAATAATGACAAGCGAGACGATTGTCCTGCCTGTCTGGTGATTTTATGGTTTTGAAATTTCTTTAGTAATTTTAGCCATTTTGTATGTAGAATCAACAATAAATAGAAGGGGTAATTTTCTATTTTATTTGTCTGCATGGGTGGTGTATAATCCAGCAAATTTTAAAATAAATCAATCAAAGGGAAGGATTTTGAAATTTACCGAATAAGATTAGATACCAATTTGTGATACTTGTCGAAGGTTTCTAGGGACATTTGGTATCTATTACATCTTAAGGCACAAGAGGTGGCAATGCCTGTAATATCGATGTTCTTTGGGATTATTATCAGAATGTTTTATGATGATCAGAATCCACCACATTTTCATGTAGAATATCAAGGAAGAAAGGCGTTGTTTGATTTTCAAGGGAACATTATAAAAGGTGGTATTCAGTCGAAGACGGCTACAAGGCTGATTAGAGAATGGATTGATTTGCATGAAAAAGAATTATTTGAGGATTAGGAATTGGCTAAACGAGGCAAAGAATTAAAGAAAATTGACCCCTTGGAGTAAGAATTATGTGGGAACTAAATGATATTGTTAGTATTGAATATAAAAAGGATTATATTTACAAAATTATGTTTGATGACGGCCTTTCTGTCTGTGTTGACTTTGCGAAATGGCTAGATAAAGGTCCAGTATTCAAAAAGCTTAAAGATATAAAATTGTTTAAAAAAGCCCAAATTGATGGAGGAACTATTTCGTGGCCAAATGGAGCTGATATTGCTCCTGAAACAATTTATGAAGAAATTGAAAATGTCCAAATACGTCATTCCATCGGACGTGCTAAAGCACGCCGATGAACTCTGTTGTTCGCTAGAATGAATAAACGTATAAGTCATCTGGCATATCAGCATTACATACCATCATATCTTGTCAAGGAAACAGTGGCAATACTGACACGTTGAAAGCATTCCCCCCTCTGTGTCAATAATAGTTGGACACTTTCCCATATATAGTTTAGTGTAGGGTGGGAAGGAGAAGATCTATGAAAAATAGTAGTCCAATAAGTCTAAAAACAGATAACCTGTCTGTGGAAACGGGAGGAGCCCGCAGGGCGACTGGAGTTTCCACAGACAGTGCAACCCAACCTGGTCATTTTCCTGATCCTGAGGTAACAGAGAAGGCAGTTCGCCGGAAATTCACCGCAGCATATAAACTCCGCATCCTTCAAGAGGCGGAGGCATGTACTACACAGGGTCAAATTGGGGCGCTTTTACGGCGTGAAGGACTCTACTCGTCCAATCTCACCACATGGCGTCGTCAACAGAAGAAAGGCGCCCTGGAAGCGCTTTCCCCAAAACATCGCGGCCCAAAGGCGAAAAATATCGACCCCTCCGAACGTCGTATTGCTGAACTGGAAAAGGAAAACCATCGGCTGAAAGAGAAACTCAAACGGGCAGAAATCATTATTGACGTCCAAAAAAAACTCTCGGAAATACTTCAGATACCACTGGGTACAACAGGAGAGAAGATATGATGCGCGCCGCCGAATCTCTTGCTCAACATGTGCGCATCAAAAAAGCCTGCAAGGCACTGGGTATCCCAAGAGCGAGTTATTATTACTACCAAAAGTGCAAAAAAGACCTTTCTTGCAAAAGGGTATCTTCGACGCCTCCACTGGCATTGTCAGAGCAGGAACAGCAATCGGTTCTTGATATCTTCCATAGCGAACGCTTTCTTGATAAGGCCCCGCATGAGATTTATGCAACTTTGCTTGATGAAGGAACCTACCTGTGTTCCACGAGAACCATGTACCGTATCCTGAAAAAACATGGTGAAGTACGTGAAAGAAGAAACCAGGCGCTCAGACCCAATTACCAGAAGCCGGAGCTTCTGGCAACGGCTTCTAATCAGGTATGGTCATGGGATATAACAAAACTCAGAGGACCTGCAAAGCGGACATATTTCTATCTCTATGTCATTCTCGACATCTTCAGCCGTTATGTCGTCGGATGGATGGTTGCGCACCACGAACAGGCCATATTGGCACAACGGCTTATTGCTGATAGCTGTAAAAAACAGGCTATCAAGCCTGAACAACTGGTGATCCACGCTGATCGCGGCCCAAGCATGACATCTAAGCCTGTGGCGTTTCTTCTGTGTGGTCGCAAAGGAATGGAAAACACGCAGTTCATTGCGGCCGGTAGAGCATTCGAAAATCTACCGGGCAGCCATAAGATATATTTACAGAAGATTTGGCGATGTGACAAGCATCACCCCGGTAACTTTTGTTATAGCTATTGGAAATGGGATTAAAAGCCGTGCAACCATAAGGATAATATATCGAGCAAATATCGGGACAAAAGCTTAGAATTAATAGTGTCTGGTTTTAATTTTGCTATCCTTGTTTATACTGTATATCAAATTATTGTTGTTGTGTAATGTAGTAAAAAATAATCTGCCATTTTTCTTTGGTGGTAACCATGTTTCCTATCTCTTTCCTGCTTTTGTGATAAGTAAAGGATAAGATTTTCCAAACCTTCTGTACCACAATAACTACCCCACTTGATGGAACGTGATAAACTGCCTCATCAAAGCTATCCTTAAAATGTCTTGCCACCTACCGTAATCTATCGATTCGTTAATCTATATTCCCAATAATCCAACCATGTCGCGTCTGCCGTTACAACAAACCAGCGAAAATACGAAATAAATAGAAGTAGATTCTTTTCAAAAAGAAAGGTAAAATCATTCCTTATTTTGGACACAGATGAACGCGTACTTCGTCGCGAGCGCTCAGCCGAACGATTGGCAGGTTTGTAGGGGGCATGGTTGCCGTGTCCCAGCAGTATGTATCTGCAAAAATCTGCGTCCTGATTCAAACAATTTGCTTATCAAGATT contains:
- a CDS encoding carboxypeptidase-like regulatory domain-containing protein; the encoded protein is MVKNIALSLCFIMASGYVFSYNTITAQTPTPTLVPTPISKGSVSGTVTAKKSGKPIKRAKVSLKSKEPNFKDKTTTDNDGKYLFSDLSAGNYTLRVKKQGFKNAKKKIELAEGENEVVDFQLKKETTDDDNGGGDGGGY
- a CDS encoding transposase; the protein is MTPCKKGSWSGTGKGSCRKFGQDGLRQEIIQKQRTTAPTKGRLFAIDDTDRPKPFAKKTEGAKWQYFSPLKKEEVCYAGVGAAFVSQAKRFPLDIIPYLPASEFPRGVKNPQFKDMIQIAIELFDLYAESFGFSGTVFDSWYATARFLKHLYEKDKIFYSEMKSNRNIFMYHPAKKTLLHQTR
- the surE gene encoding 5'/3'-nucleotidase SurE; amino-acid sequence: MQILLTNDDGIYAPGIAALKHKIQDLGQVTVVAPDVEQSGVGHSITFSHPLRIREAHLDNEFIGYSVNGSPADCVKLAIYEVVKQKPDVVISGINMGSNVGIHILYSGTVAAAVEAAIMGFPSIAVSFEISGQYADIHSAAKVARSVIERILSHKLPKGSLLNVNIPSIPPDQIKGIKVTRQFAHDFKENFEKRIDPGGKDYYWLIGTDKTRHREEDTDIHAVNEGYISITPLRYDLTDYAMQKRVVEWDWKGIVS
- a CDS encoding TIGR04283 family arsenosugar biosynthesis glycosyltransferase, whose product is MKISVIIPALNEESHIEKTLQSVTKQDGDYEFFVVDGGSSDNTVAIAKRYTTVITSQRGRAIQMNTGAKACNGDILLFLHADTLLPGNAFREIRKRMKDDTVAGGSFYIAFDADTFILKGVSFITRFNFRLFHFGDQGIFARRDVFQTLHGYKEITIMEDYDFYKRLGNQGKVILIRMPVISSARRFVKKGAIRQLLINKFVVLAYWAGMNIQTIKRFYDDMR
- a CDS encoding DUF4160 domain-containing protein, whose protein sequence is MPVISMFFGIIIRMFYDDQNPPHFHVEYQGRKALFDFQGNIIKGGIQSKTATRLIREWIDLHEKELFED
- a CDS encoding DUF2442 domain-containing protein, giving the protein MWELNDIVSIEYKKDYIYKIMFDDGLSVCVDFAKWLDKGPVFKKLKDIKLFKKAQIDGGTISWPNGADIAPETIYEEIENVQIRHSIGRAKARR